The following is a genomic window from Fusarium oxysporum Fo47 chromosome IV, complete sequence.
TACAAATCAGGCTCGCCAGAAGCAGCTTGGAAACGGCTCAGCAGGACAGTCTGGTACTTCATCTCCTCAGACTCACGAAAATATGCGCGAGGTTCCACAGCCACCAAGCACGGCTatggttgatgatgacagaGCGAGTCTGCGTTCTGTGGCAACGCCCTATGGTGATGAGGTACCGTCTGACTCTGCTGATTCAACCAACAGCGGACCATTAGCGGgattcttcaacttcttcaagagtAATGAgcctccaaagcctcctAGTGTGTCgcagaggcagaagaagatataTTCCAAGAGTCAGACTCTCAAGCTCGATGAATCAGCCGATGGCAGTGTTGATACTGCCTCTGAGGCTGCTTCGACTAAACAGTCCAAGGTTACAACTGGTCATGACGGCGAAGATGAGATGACTGCTCCTCCAAGAACGACTATCTTTGAATCTGCTGGCGATCTGCTCAACCCCAAGGTACCCGATGTTGAGTACCTGATCGATCCATCCAAGCGGCCGCGAACTATTTTCCACGATCGTGTTTATCACCCAGCTGATATACCTGGTCCACCATTGAAAAGACGTCCTACTACATTGGTCAGGAGGAAGACGGGCCAACGACAGAACTCAATAGGACAGGCCTCTACCAGCAGCGCGGATTCGTCGCCTTATCCTCATGTGAATCATGAGGACAGTTCATTGTCAGCTAAAGACTACGATGATACAGCGAACACGAATCCCGATAAAGATATTCATGAAGTTATCGACACTTCAAACATGCgagttgaggagaagattgcAAGAGCCTACCATAAGGACCTGTCTTGGAGGAAGGTTCTTGTAAAGGTTGAGCCCGATGCTCACAACAACGTCCTGGTCCGCCGCATGTTTGCCAACGCGTATGGCTGGCCTGTCATCAAGCACTTGGTCGATGCCCACTTCAGCGACTCGGCGGCCTCTCGTCTTCGCGACGAGGACGAACACGGCCGCGAGCGGGCCCGCAACATGAACGAGCCTCCTGACGAGCACGGAGccgagctcaagaagagtCGAGACAACTTAGCAAGTATGACTCGAACAGATAGTGAGTCTCGGGAAGCTATGGACAAAGTATCGGATCTTCCGAAGTCACAGCAGTCCCAAAGAGGGAGCGACGCATCAACGCACCAGCGGCCAAAGACGGAACGGGCGGACTCTGTGACGTGGAGCGAGCGAGACTGGCACGATAGCGACTGTGATAGTGATCTTGATTTTGGAGGTGATCTGCCTGCGCCAACGTCCCCGTCGGCGCTTCATCAGCAggacaagggcaaagagGCGCAGGGGCCGTCGGGCGGGTGGAACTGGGCGGAGAAGATTGTGGGCAAGGGAGCTTCACGGGCGAAGAGTCCCGTGCATGGAGCTAAAGATGAATAAGTCTGGGCTTTTTAAAGGTGCACATTGTATTGTACGACTAAAGATTCAGAAGAGGTGGGAGTTCATACAGGATAGAAGGGGCGTTGAAGCGCAGCAAGTCGATACCACGACAATGAATCTAGAGACAATTGATCAATGCATGAAATACCAATTCCAATTCGTATACGTGTCCTAGAACTTGTCCGCAAAAGCTCAAAGATTTAGCTCggagcttgaagaagcaaagcTGTAGGTCTCAGTTCCAATGTCTCAGGTACCAAACATCTGGGAGCACTAATCGAGCAATTGTAGCACCAAAAAGGCAAACGGGGCTTGAGTCAAAGAAAATCTCCATGATGCGAACTATGGGGAAGTGGGCAGACAGATTCTGTAGGCTAAAGACTGTGAAGAGTCGCCCTGCATAAAGAGGCTTTTGGGAGTTGTTCGCTATGGGATGTCAGAGCGTTGGGATCGAGATCTGTTTAAGACATGGCTTGAGTGATGATGGGAACATGATGGATATTTTTTCAGGGGAATTCGAGGTGTTCGATTGTGTAAAGTCTGGTTATCTGGAAGGATttgcttcttgagaagggtCTTGTGAATATGCATGTTTAACAAGGGACATCTGATAAGGTTCAGCATGTGTTCACTCTCATAAAAAGACCCTTGAAGGTAATTCAGGGACCTGATACAAAAAGAACTATTATTCTGTCTCCACAGCATAACGTAGATGCAAAAACGGCAAAAAGAAGGTATAACAGCGGGATCTAACCGCCTGTGATGGACgaacagggaatcgaaccctggacCACTCCCAGATTATTCGGATGAATCATGCTAAGGGAGTATTATACCACTAAACCATTCGCCCGAGGAATTGTTGAAGTAGTTGCTGGAAATGTGTGCTATGTCGGTGATTTTTGAGAATTGGTGATAGTGTCGATTTATGGTGGGGTTAGAGGTGAAGTGGGGGGGCCTGAATCGTGCAGGTTGAATCTCTTGGCCATGGCAGTGCATTTAGAAGATACAGTAGAGATGGTGTTGTATTTGTATTTATATACGTAAAAAGACGCTGCTTTAAATTTAATGGAGTGTGTTGCCCTATCAAATATCCTCGTGGTATAGATAATGCATACCATAGTAGAATTCAAGAGTCGATGCACGTGTAAATCAAGTATTAATCTATTCTCCAACCATGACGACCATGTGCGTCACCGTCCATTTCTCTCTGGGGGCCTCCAATTCCACTCCAGCCCAAGcaagctccagctccagctccaacaaACTCCAAGTTCTGGAGCTCACTAGAAAAAAAAATCATCGTCGTCAGCTTCGCCACAGTTCTAGCCTTTCTCTCTCATAGAATCCCTGTGCAATTCCTCTACCAACCAAAGTTGTTGAGCAGGAGGCAACAATTCCTCTCTACTAGTCGCTTTTTTTCTTCACCGGCTTCTTTTCTATCCGTGCGGTTCTTGCCATAAAGATTTATATCACAGACGTCATGCTACGATAGTTTGCTGTGCTGGTTCTACGATCTTCTTACGGCGAGCTTTCTACTCTGACATAGCTTCCTCTGGCGCATTGCAGCAAACGActgccaagatgatgagattatACCTCCTACCGCTCTCGACGCGGCGAACTCTCCTCTATGCGAAACGGCTCGAAGCAAATACTGCGCCACAAGGAAGAACATATGTTGACAAGGGCACTGCCTGGGCAGCCAAGACGTGGGCGCAATGGGAGAAGATGGAGTCTGGATGGAAGCGCAAGGTCGTCGATTACGGTAACTACGCTTTTCGTCGCATCCCATATGAAGAATGGGGCTTGAAGTCTGTACCGCCTCTGTCGGTGAGACGCCGTGGgaaggagattgagatgaaggaaaagGTCGACTTGTGCTTCCCGAGCTCGGTGATACCGCCGAATAAGGCGGAGGGTATCCTCAAGACTCTTGCGACGGAGCGTCAGGCGCTTCACAAAAAGAGGCTTGTGTGGTGCATTGTCGGCATGCCGATTACTATTCCATTTGCGCTCGTACCCATGTGAGTACAtatcttctttgctttttttttttcttctcgaTCCGCTGACTAACATACACAGCATCCCCAACCTGCCCTTCTTCTACCTCGTCTACAGAGCGTGGTCACACGGCAGAGCCATCTCAGGTGGAAAGCATCTCCAATGGCTCCTCGAGAACAAGCTCCTACGCCTAGCTCCCTCTGAGAAGCTCGACCGGCTTTACGCACTACATGCCCCACCAGCCGAAGAGCCGGACAATAAGGAACGCACCCTTCTTACACAAAAGGAAGTTCAGACTTTCTCAGACACTCTTGACATGCCGGCTCTTGAAGTGGAGCTCGAAAGGGCTATATGGCAGGTCGAGCAAGCCGTTCAAGACCCAGATAGTCAGAGCCCACCTAAAGAGAGTTCACCTGGTACAGCTGCCGAGAAACCAGGGTCCACTGAAACGGTGGACAAGAAAGATCaatgagaaaagaagaattAGTTACGCATGAGTTTTCTTTATGTTAGACGATGTATGATACCTATGTACTAAGCTAGGAGTGTATTTTGGTACGGTTAAAGAAATGGTTGGTTGTATTTGTATTTGTATTTGTATTTGTGTTTGTGTTTGTATTAGACTGGAGTGAATACCTAggaaaaggcaaaggcaaaggaAAAACAGGCGTAAGTACGCGGGTATATCTATAGAAAAGGTCCTCTCCCCAACGCGCCGCGCCTAACAAATGTTGGCGTAGTGGTACAATCGCAATCATCATAAAATTCATGGCTTTTCGTTCAACTTCGCCCTTCTGTGCAAGTCATAATGTCTCAGCTGCTCTGAGCATATCGCGGACCTTGAGAGCGGGGAGAAGGCCGACGAGACCCATGGCGAGCAGCATGCGTCTTGTCCTGAGACATGTGAGATCGGGAAGACGGATGTTGCTGGCGATTCGGTGGGCGTCGGAGAGTGAGAAGTTGAGGCCGAGGTTCTTGAGACCGGCCATTGAATACAGACAGTTCTAGAGATTGTTAGATACATTCTTGGTGAGATGTACTGGGGAGGAACTTACTCGGCTCTTTGGTGGTGCTTTATGTCCCATGacagcagcttcagcataTTCATACTGAACAACCTGAGCACTCAGAACATGTCCTCTCCAAGCATCCGCTGCCTTTACGCGAAGGAGTCGTTGAGTGAGAGTGTGAGATCCAGGAGGTCCTcgtcgacttcttcttcggcgcACAATACGGCCTGGAGCTGTGGCATATTTGTTCTCGGGTCCATGGTTTGTAGGGTTGAGAGGAGATGGAAAGACTGGGGCGTACGAAGACGCATTGTGATAGGTACAAGCGaccattgttgttgttgttgatgttgtttgATGGTATTCAGTATTTCGTCTGAAGgatgaaaagagaggaatCTCAGAGGGAGACCAAGTTATGGAATATTACTCTTGAGGGAGATGTAAAAGAACGAGGGATGATGATACTATCTGCAcaagaggatatcctcgaATCCTTATATTCAATTCCTCTGGAGTAAAACTGACACTAGTGCCATCACTCTATCCTCCCCAAGCCATGTAATTAGAGAAAAAATGATCTCCAGGGGCTGGACGGCCCAATACTATCAGAGTAAAACATCGATGTTCTACATTAGAGGAATGCTCTCTGCGCGTATAAGTCGCGACCCTTGACAAGATCGAGGAAA
Proteins encoded in this region:
- a CDS encoding mitochondrial K+-H+ exchange-related-domain-containing protein; this encodes MMRLYLLPLSTRRTLLYAKRLEANTAPQGRTYVDKGTAWAAKTWAQWEKMESGWKRKVVDYGNYAFRRIPYEEWGLKSVPPLSVRRRGKEIEMKEKVDLCFPSSVIPPNKAEGILKTLATERQALHKKRLVWCIVGMPITIPFALVPIIPNLPFFYLVYRAWSHGRAISGGKHLQWLLENKLLRLAPSEKLDRLYALHAPPAEEPDNKERTLLTQKEVQTFSDTLDMPALEVELERAIWQVEQAVQDPDSQSPPKESSPGTAAEKPGSTETVDKKDQ